In the genome of Thiomicrospira aerophila AL3, one region contains:
- the purU gene encoding formyltetrahydrofolate deformylase has protein sequence MERVYRLVMSCPDQVGIVAKVAGFIAEQGANIVEANHHTDAGNGWFFMRHEILASSVPFELAEFEAKFAPIAEQFQMSWFISDSARPKRIALFASKEAHCLADLLYRWHDGDLPGDVVCVIANHNDLRAMVEWHQIPFHHVPVTPDTKPAAFAEAERLVAHYQVDVIVLARYMQILPPQMCADYAGRVINIHHSFLPSFVGAKPYHQAYERGVKLIGATCHYVTEELDAGPIIEQDVIRVSHAHSIEEMRRLGRDVEKTTLARGLRFHLEDRVLIHGNKTVVFSQ, from the coding sequence GTGGAGCGTGTTTATCGTTTAGTGATGTCTTGTCCAGATCAGGTCGGCATTGTGGCCAAAGTCGCCGGTTTTATTGCCGAACAGGGTGCCAACATTGTGGAGGCGAATCACCATACCGATGCTGGCAATGGTTGGTTTTTTATGCGCCATGAGATTTTGGCCAGCTCAGTGCCTTTTGAGCTTGCCGAGTTTGAAGCCAAGTTTGCACCGATTGCTGAACAGTTCCAAATGAGTTGGTTTATCAGTGATTCAGCTCGACCTAAGCGTATTGCGCTGTTTGCCAGTAAAGAGGCGCATTGTTTGGCGGATTTGCTTTATCGTTGGCATGATGGCGATTTACCGGGTGATGTGGTCTGTGTTATTGCCAATCATAATGATTTACGGGCGATGGTAGAGTGGCATCAGATTCCGTTTCACCATGTGCCGGTGACGCCGGATACCAAGCCCGCGGCCTTTGCTGAAGCCGAGCGTTTAGTCGCGCATTATCAGGTCGATGTGATTGTGTTAGCACGTTATATGCAAATATTGCCGCCGCAAATGTGTGCCGATTATGCGGGTCGGGTGATTAATATTCACCATAGCTTTTTGCCCTCTTTTGTGGGCGCAAAACCCTATCATCAAGCCTATGAGCGCGGCGTAAAGCTGATTGGAGCAACCTGCCATTATGTGACTGAAGAGTTGGATGCCGGGCCGATTATTGAGCAGGATGTGATTCGAGTCAGCCATGCCCATTCAATTGAAGAAATGCGCCGTTTAGGTCGCGATGTGGAAAAAACCACTTTGGCGCGCGGGCTGCGTTTTCATTTAGAAGATCGCGTATTAATTCACGGTAACAAAACGGTGGTCTTTAGTCAGTAA